Proteins encoded by one window of Halomonas sp. SH5A2:
- a CDS encoding 2-hydroxyacid dehydrogenase, protein MKKRLVVQGRLSDAQLAELRDLFEVDVLPKTTALDGPENRALLAEVHGIIGSGLAITPQLLDAAPKLKVISTISVGYDNIPVDELTKRGIMLCNTPDVLTETTADTGFTLIMATARRVVELAEWVKAGEWQASIGPTQFGSDVQGKTLGMVGFGRIGQAVARRGALGFGMPVLYSNASPKPALERKLGAKRRELNQLLAEADFVCVTVPLTAETEHLIGAQEFAKMKSTGIFINIARGKVVDEHALIHALESGAIQAAGLDVFEQEPLPPSSPLPKMSNVVALPHIGSATHETRDAMAQRAVDNIRLALQGERPISLVNEETYQ, encoded by the coding sequence ATGAAAAAACGTCTAGTGGTTCAAGGACGACTCAGCGACGCTCAACTGGCTGAGCTTCGCGATTTGTTTGAAGTGGATGTACTGCCGAAAACCACCGCCCTTGATGGCCCTGAAAATCGTGCTCTTTTAGCGGAGGTGCACGGCATTATCGGTTCCGGTTTGGCGATTACACCCCAGTTGCTGGACGCAGCACCTAAGTTGAAAGTCATATCCACCATATCGGTGGGCTACGACAATATCCCCGTCGATGAACTGACAAAACGCGGCATTATGTTGTGCAATACGCCAGATGTGCTTACCGAAACCACCGCCGATACCGGTTTTACACTGATCATGGCCACCGCGCGCCGGGTTGTGGAATTAGCCGAGTGGGTGAAAGCAGGTGAATGGCAAGCCAGTATTGGCCCTACGCAGTTTGGTAGCGATGTGCAGGGCAAAACCCTGGGCATGGTCGGCTTTGGCCGCATTGGGCAGGCAGTAGCCAGACGCGGTGCGCTTGGCTTTGGCATGCCGGTGCTCTACTCCAACGCTTCCCCCAAGCCCGCATTAGAACGCAAGCTGGGTGCGAAGCGGCGCGAACTCAACCAACTGCTGGCCGAAGCTGACTTTGTCTGTGTCACGGTGCCGCTGACTGCCGAGACCGAACACCTGATCGGCGCCCAGGAGTTCGCAAAAATGAAGTCAACCGGCATTTTCATCAATATCGCCCGCGGCAAAGTGGTCGATGAACACGCCTTGATACACGCCCTGGAAAGCGGCGCTATACAAGCAGCCGGGCTTGATGTCTTCGAGCAGGAGCCGCTACCGCCCTCATCACCGCTACCGAAGATGTCCAATGTGGTCGCTCTGCCGCATATCGGCTCCGCCACCCACGAAACCCGCGACGCCATGGCCCAGCGGGCGGTGGATAATATCCGCTTGGCACTTCAGGGCGAGCGGCCGATTAGCCTAGTCAACGAGGAAACCTATCAATGA
- a CDS encoding sugar kinase — MPHSISSPPEILTFGEAMAMFVADTPGDLSGIEGFHRRLAGADNNVAIGLSRLGFHVGWLSRVGTDSFGRFIQAALTAEGIDDRYIHADAQHPTGLLFKERAQGGADPRVEYFRRGSAASHMTVDDARSVDFQALNHLHATGITPALSESACQLSHHLMEQARAHGASISFDPNLRPSLWPSESVMRSTLNELAGRADWVLPGLAEGELLTGQKTPYDIAGYYLDQGASAVMIKLGPEGSYYRGNLDGHEESFTVSGCPVAEVVDTVGAGDGFAVGVISALLDGATARQAAQRGNLIGAQAIQVIGDMEGLPSRERLQALEAEQPTA; from the coding sequence ATGCCCCACTCTATTTCTAGCCCACCAGAAATCCTCACCTTTGGCGAAGCCATGGCCATGTTTGTGGCTGATACACCGGGCGATTTATCCGGCATTGAGGGTTTCCACCGCCGCTTGGCCGGTGCCGATAACAATGTCGCCATCGGTCTCTCAAGGCTAGGTTTTCACGTGGGCTGGTTAAGCCGAGTGGGAACCGATAGCTTTGGAAGGTTTATTCAGGCGGCTTTAACAGCGGAAGGTATCGATGACCGCTATATCCACGCTGATGCACAGCACCCCACCGGCCTGCTCTTCAAAGAGCGCGCCCAGGGCGGCGCCGACCCGCGAGTAGAGTATTTCAGACGTGGTAGTGCCGCCAGTCACATGACTGTTGACGACGCCCGGAGTGTCGACTTTCAGGCGCTTAACCACCTGCACGCAACGGGCATTACCCCGGCGTTATCTGAAAGCGCCTGCCAGCTTAGCCATCATTTGATGGAACAGGCCCGCGCCCATGGCGCGAGTATTTCCTTTGACCCCAATTTGCGGCCGTCACTTTGGCCCAGCGAAAGCGTTATGCGATCGACCCTCAACGAACTTGCCGGCCGTGCCGACTGGGTACTGCCAGGGCTTGCCGAGGGTGAGCTACTCACCGGGCAGAAGACGCCTTACGACATAGCAGGCTACTATCTGGATCAAGGCGCCTCCGCGGTGATGATCAAACTGGGCCCAGAAGGCAGCTATTATCGAGGCAACCTGGATGGCCACGAAGAGAGCTTTACGGTGAGCGGTTGCCCTGTCGCTGAGGTGGTGGATACCGTAGGCGCAGGCGATGGCTTTGCCGTTGGCGTGATCAGCGCCCTGCTTGACGGAGCTACAGCACGCCAAGCCGCCCAGCGGGGAAATCTAATCGGTGCTCAGGCCATTCAAGTCATTGGTGATATGGAAGGCCTGCCTAGTCGAGAGCGGCTACAAGCGCTTGAAGCAGAGCAACCCACTGCCTAA